agctAAATAAgttcattttaaaaacaaaatacaataattaatatatattttcaaaataaaaaaatacaatttcaGATGTAAATAAGTGCATAATcttgataatatatattatataatataaatatatatgtaacagttatttcaaaattacctaaattcttaataattatgaaaatatatattaaatgatttttcaaatatatataattatattcttcattttcctgaattcattattatttttaaaggaaaataagtatatttacgatctttattattcgtattatgtatttccttaaaatttttgtaattattttatatagtttATTATAGTATCATTCATTCCAAAAACAATAATCATAATAAGTTATCAAAATAGTTAACATTTTTCTCTATATGGTATTCgctatatgtttatatgaattcaaataatttaaaatactttTCTAAGAGTGGTGACAATATAAATTGAtgtctaattttttatattaagtaataatataatacaccttcataagaataaaatttttataaagctCTATTGATAACcattatcataataaaatgatatataaacattcatatttatattatttacccATTcagtttaaatatatatttattaaataaaataaaaaaaaatttgattataaatatataaaaattaaaaatatatagtaacatatgttatatttgttttgtaaactctgaattaaatttttaaatttacataaatgtatattagtAATAGTTGTTATTCTTTTAGATTCTGAGCTTAGAATATATTAACGCTATTAATTGAGAACACAATAAAcattcataattataaaaaaaacgaaatatatttttatattataatattaaataaaaatataatattattgagtgaaatgttaaataaaaaaatatttatttacatttataccatatatgtatattaagtttttattatttttttttgtttgtacaataatatatattttttctttccaaaaataaaaaatgtaaatacatttccccgtgttttttaattttttattatattttttatttatttcttaaattacCCTTCTATTTTTTAGATTTCCAAGtataattttcctttaaaatatagtattattCTAGATTAAAAATAGCcttaaattaatacataatttttgtggattatttttatgcatcatagaaaataaaaaataagtgcattatgtatattaattatatttactgctttttaatataataaataaaaagaatattatattctatgatactaaataataatatgtgcaaataaaaataatcatataatattataaataaatctaGCCATgttaaatacaaatttaagTTATATGAAAGTTTGttgaaagaaaattttagaatatgaataatatactatttttcctattgaaaaaattataaaagaattcataatatactattctatttaaataaatactatTGAAAACATATTCTTAAGGAGAAACATaaacaattaatatttttgcataacataaaaatttcttatgacaagaaaattattttgtaacaTGTTATTGTTACACtttctacatttttacacaattaaaaattaaaaatccattataagcaaaaaattataattacttaaaaaaaaaaaacataaagtaaattattacaattaaaatGGTTTTTCTGAATTGCTAAATCAAGtttcgtaaaaaaaaaataaatatatttttattccactaatgtatatgttcatatgttTACATTCTTAATGACAACCTCTTGTATTCCATACAAACATTTATCATTTCAACAGCAAAAATGTTAcctaattaaaaagaattttttacgTATAAATAAGTTAAAGCATAAAAACTGATAAAGTAAACAGTAGAATAATTGTACtatcaaataaattataataaaatgtaagttccatttaatacaattaagagaatactttaattttttttacatcctCAAAAATtcattgaaatatttatttatcatgattttttttattttttcctttttcatgtttaacaatgataaaaataatgtgcaaatttattatatcaaaattttttatgtaatatatttaaaacataactAAATCAACAATTActtaattgtaataattaaataataaatgcagAAATACTCTGATTTCCTGGAACATCATAATTCGCATAAATCTAATAATCACCTATATGCGGTTTCTACTAAAACTAAAATTCCATTAATAAAcctatactattttttagaTATAGCCTGAAATCCAAATctatattaatgaattatatgaaaaaaaatataattcgaTATTGTTACCCTTaccttattaaaaaaataatagttataaATATTCGTAAATTATTTATGGTAAAAGTAAACTAGATATGTGCATAAAaccataaaataatattaatatttacataatttatttgtgtattaCCATAAAAGATTggacaaatataaaaataaattcttacAGATAATGAAATGGTTGtagaaaatacatatttattttaattaatgaaatgataatttatgtttttttagacatataaaacatttatagaatattacatatatttctgGGAAGAATAAATATCTTTTGTACATATTATCTATTAATATGTGATTAAGTTTAATTcgttaattaaatatttgaatgataaaaaaataagagtcctatacattacatttatctataaatatgcaatgtaatttagttttaaataatttttcataatccAAATAACACTGCAATTatgaagaataataaaattataaatattcttaacTTCTCATTAAACTGTAAGAATTTAGAGTTCCTAAATTAGTGaactattataaataatctatatataaaatgaagttCACcctgttatatattaataattccccattttatatctttcaaaaaataaaactaaatatgttttagaatatttttacagtAAATATGAATAGTACATATCTCAACAGagatattttacaaaatatatattaagtttttcctttagtaaatatatgtatacatatcagtgcaataatatatactcacttcatttcattaaatacaaaaaaagacacattttttattaaatcagAACTAATAGGTTATTATTCTAATTACTTAAACAAATAGTAATTTTCTtctaagaaaagaaaaaaaatagtaagcgttgtttatattagtttaaataaaaataaacaaaaatactctattaaaattatgttaattcTACTGTTATGTAGGCTTTCTAaagcacaaatatatacttatcatagaattctattttaataagcaaatatatgtattattcagtaatatataattacacaatataataatttaaaacacAAGCTATAAAAacttaaaacatttaaatctataaaaaaactaagaacatatatttttactctttGGAATTAGAAAATGCATTAATATGTAATTGCTTGCATAAATTTTCAGCAATTAactatatgtttattatacaCATAACTAATAATATTGTAGATATTAcatcatattaaaatatacgttacgttaaaaaaataaattccttattattcatttcactttttactgaacttaattttttcatattttttagcttttttatggtaataaaaaatgtacgaTATAAGTGTAACacctaatattaaaaaaggtataacatataatacaatattaaataatgctCCTAATACGCTATCAGATGTACTTGCAGCAGGCAATAACCAACTAAAATATGGCTTCAAAATTGTATTCAAGGAACTTAAAGTCGTGTCTAAATTTAATAGCTCCCAAAATCCCTTTCCTCCAGATGGAGAACACAGGGATATATCTACTATGAGTAGAGTTGATAACaacaaaaacaataataaaggGGATCCTAATCGTAATGAGAATTTTTTacgcattatttttttgtaagtcTTATCACTAATATTCTTGTTGcttttaagaaaatctatataatcaagttctttgaatatttttttttctcgaCGGgagtatttttttgtttcaaacaTACAGGATTTACTTTTTACAAATGATCTATTGACTTTCGAATTCTTTAATAAACATCCAGCTGgttgtttttttcttcttgtaggttctttttcattattagatatatctttttttttttcatatactcTATTATTTggtatttcttcttttaatcCAACAATATGTaaatctttattttgtttacatTTCGCTAGATATCTATTAATTCTTGTACATAATTTCCCATCGACAACAATCTTCACATTTCCACATTTATAGAAAG
This genomic window from Plasmodium malariae genome assembly, contig: PmUG01_00_19, whole genome shotgun sequence contains:
- the PmUG01_00038800 gene encoding fam-l protein, which produces MKILPFINIFTYIFFSSIYNFYIDKSTFYKCGNVKIVVDGKLCTRINRYLAKCKQNKDLHIVGLKEEIPNNRVYEKKKDISNNEKEPTRRKKQPAGCLLKNSKVNRSFVKSKSCMFETKKYSRREKKIFKELDYIDFLKSNKNISDKTYKKIMRKKFSLRLGSPLLLFLLLSTLLIVDISLCSPSGGKGFWELLNLDTTLSSLNTILKPYFSWLLPAASTSDSVLGALFNIVLYVIPFLILGVTLISYIFYYHKKAKKYEKIKFSKK